Within the Aquabacterium sp. A3 genome, the region AGTGGAGCGAAATGCGCGTGGCCAACACGGCCTTTGGCGCGGTGTCGTTCCTGGCGCTGGAGGCCATCGGGGGGGCGATCGCCCTGAGCTACGGCTTCACCAACGCCTTGTGGGCCATCCTGGTGGTGGGGCTCATCATCTTCCTGACGGCGCTGCCCATCAGCTATTACGCGGCCAAGTACGGGCTGGACATGGACCTGCTCACGCGCGGGGCGGGCTTCGGTTATCTGGGCTCGACGCTGACATCCTTGATCTATGCCAGCTTCACGTTCATCTTCTTCGCGCTGGAGGCGGCCATCATGGCCTTGGCCATCCAGATGGTGTTCGACTGGCCGCTGGCCTTGTGTTATCTGATTTCCTCGTTGGTGGTCATTCCGCTGGTGACGCACGGCATCACCTTGATCTCGCGCCTGCAGATGTGGACGCAGCCCCTGTGGTTGGCCATGCTGGTGCTGCCCTTTGTGGTGATCGCCTGGAAGCAGCCCGACGCCTACGTGGACTTCACCAGCCTGTCGGGCCGGATCTCTGGCTCGTCGGATTTCGACCTGATCTCGTTCGGCATGGCCGCCACCGTGATCTTCTCGCTGGTGGTGCAGGTGGGTGAGCAGGTGGACTACCTGCGGTTCCTGCCAGAGAAGACGCGCGAAAACCGCTGGCGCTGGTGGGGGGCGGTGCTGGTGGCGGGCCCAGGCTGGATCGTGCCGGGCATGCTTAAGATGATCGCCGGGGCCTTTCTGGCCTTTCTGGTCATCCAGCGCGAGGTGCCCGTGGACAAGGCCATCGAGCCCACGCAGATGTACCTGGCGGCGTTCAGCGAGGTGTTCACGTCGTCCAGCTGGGCGCTGTGGGCCACCCTCATCTTTGTGATCGTCTCGCAGATCAAGATCAATGTCACCAACGCCTATGCCGGCTCGCTGGCCTGGTCCAACTTCTTTGCGCGTCTCACGCACAGCCACCCTGGGCGCGTGGTGTGGCTGGTGTTCAATGTGCTGATCGCCGTGTTGCTGATGACGCTGGGCGTGTTTGGCGCACTCGAGCATGTGCTGGGGCTGTACAGCAACGTGGCCATCGCCTGGGTGGGCGCCCTGGTGGCCGACCTGGTCATCAACAAGCCCCTGGGCTGGTCGCCGCGAGGCATCGAGTTCAAGCGCGCCCATCTTTATGACCTCAACCCGGTGGGGCTGGGTGCCACGATCCTGGCCGCCAGCGTGGCCATCGCGGGGCATGCGGGTCTGCTGGGCGAGGCCGTGCTGCCCTGGTCTCCGTTCATTGCGCTGGGCATCGCGTTGGTGGCCTCGCCGGTGCTGGCCTGGGCCACGCGGGGGCGCTTTTATCTGGCACGCCAACCCCGGCCGGTGTGGCGACCGGGCGAAATGGTCCGTTGCTCGGTGTGCGAAAACGAGTTCGAGTCCGAGGACATCGCCACCTGCCCTGCCTACGAGGCCCCCATCTGCTCCTTGTGCTGCACGCTCGAGTCGCGCTGCCACGATCGCTGCAAAAGCCGCTCTCGCGCGGCCGAGCAGGTCTCTGATGGCCTGGTGGCGCTCTTGCCTGTGCAGTTGTCGCGCCGCATGAACTTCCAGGTGGGGCACTACCTGGTGGTGTTCTTGTCGCTGGCGGCGCTGCTGGCGGCGGTGCTGGGCGTGGTGTATTACCAAGAGGGCGTGGTGCACACGGGCTTGCTGGCCGATGGCAGCATTGCTTCGGCGGCCTTGCAAGGCCCCTTCATCAAGGTGTATGCCCTGCTGCTGATGGTGGTGGCCGTGTGTGCGTGGTGGGTGGTGCTGGCCTCTGAAAGCCGGCGCATGGCGCAAGACGACAGCAACCGCCAGAACCAGCTGTTGCAGCAGGAAATCGACGCCCACCGACGCACCGATGCGGCCTTGCAGCAAGCCAAGGAGCTGGCCGAGGCGGCCAATCAGGCCAAGACCCGTTACGTGGCCGGCATGACCCACGAGCTGCGCACGCCGCTCAACAGCATCCTGGGCTACGCCCAGATCCTCATCAAGGGGCAGGGGCTCGATGCCCGTGGACGGCATGACGGACTGACCACCATCCAGCGCAGTGGCGAGCACCTCATGGGCTTGATCGACGGCCTGCTGGAGCTGGCCCGCATCGAGGCGGGCCGTTTGCGGCTGGAGCCTTCGCCCGTGCCCTTGCAGGCGTTTCTGGACGACGTGGTGCGCATGGTGAGGCCGCAGGCCGAGGCGCGCGGGCTGACGTTCGAGCTGCAGACCCGCGGCCGTGTGCCCGAGTGGGTGCAGGCCGATGCCAAGCGCCTGCGCCAGATCTTGCTGAACCTGCTGAGCAATGCGGTGCGCTTCACCGAACGTGGCAGCATCACGCTGCGCGTGGACGCCCGCCGTGAGGTCTTGCGTTTCGAGGTGCTGGACACCGGCATGGGCATCGCCCCTCAGGATCTGGACCGCATCTTTCTGCCCTTCGAGCGTGGTCGTGGGGGGCGCCGCATCGGTGAAACCGGCACAGGCCTGGGCCTGACCATCACCCACTTGCTGACCGAGCTCATGGGCGGAGAGTTGTCGGTGCGCAGCCAGCTGGGTGTGGGCAGCACGTTCATCGTGCGGCTGTACCTGCGCGAGATCTCTGCGCCCGTGCAGGCCCCGCTGGCGGTGGACGGACTGCCAGACCCCGTGGGCTTGCGGTCCATCGTGGGCTATGAAGGCCCGCGCCGCACCTTGCTCGTGGTGGACGATCAGCCCATCCAGCGGCACATGCTGGCGGGCATGCTCTTGCCGCTGGGTTTTGTGGTGCGCGAGGCGGCCAGTGGCAGCGAGGCGCTCGAAAGCGTGCGCAGCGATCCGCCTGATGCCCTCTTGCTGGACATCAGCATGGACGACATGGACGGCTGGGCCACGGCGCGCGCGCTGCGTGCCAGCGGGGTGACGTCGCTGCCCATCATCATCGTGTCGGCCAATGTGTTCGAGAACCGGCCCGAGAACCTGGAGGCGGCGTCCTGCCAGGCCTTTGTGGGCAAGCCCGTGATGGAGTCCGAGCTGCTGCGGGCCCTGGGCAGTGCCTTGGGGCTGAACTGGGTGACCCGCCACACCCAGGTGCCAGGCCACCGCCTCGGCAGCACGGCGCCACCGTCCGAGGTGGCGTCTGCCCTCGGTTCCTCAGATGTGCCCGCGCCGCCCGCCGACGCCGTCTGGGAGCTGAGCCGCCTGGCGCGCAAAGGACACGTGCAAGCCTTGCGCGAATCCTTGGCGGACTGGCGCCGCACGCACCCCGATCATGAGCCCCACTGGGTGCGCCTGCATGGCTGGATCGATGCCTTTGAACTGGATGCCGTGACGGCTTACCTGAGCCCATTTGTGGAGGAGGATCCGATCGATGAACCCCAAGCGTGAACAGCATGCCGGGACCGTGCTGGTGGTGGACGATGTGCCAGACACCTTGCGCATGCTGTGCGACGCCCTGATGCAGGAGGGCTACACCGTCCTGGTGGCCCGTGATGGCGAGCAGGCGCTGGAGCGGCTGGCGGCCATCGAGCCTGATGCCATCCTGATGGACGCGGTGATGCCCGGGCTCTCAGGGTTCGAGACCTGTCAGCGCATCAAGGCCCATGCCGTGTGGTCGGCCATTCCCGTCATCTTCATGACGGGCTTGTCCGACACGGCCGATGTGGTGGCCGGCTTCGACGCCGGCGGGGTGGATTACGTGGTCAAACCCGTGCGCATCGAAGAGGTGCTGGCCCGACTGAGCACCCATGTGCGCAATGCACGGGCCGCGCGTGAGGCCTGGCAGCGTGCCAGCGAGGCGGCCGCCCAACCCAGCCTGGCCGAGGCCGCCGTGTTGTCGCGGCTGGAAGAAGCCGCCCTGACGCCCCGTGAAACCGAAGTGCTGACCTGGGTGGCCCGGGGCAAGACCAACCGGGACATTGCCGACATCCTGGGCATGAGCCACCGCACGGTCAACAAGCACCTGGAACACATCTTCGAAAAGCTGGGTGTGGAAACCCGCGCTGCGGCGGCGGCCCTGGCCAGCCCCGTGCTGGCGGGCGGGGCCGGGGGGACTGGTGCGGCCTGAGCCCCGGTGCTACATTGCCAAGACCAATTTCAAACTGAGGAGAGTCGCATGCGCACCTGCCTGCCAACCTTGGGCGCCCTGGTCCTGGCGCTGAGTTCCAGTGTGGCGTCGGCCAACCTGCTTTACACCTTTGACAACGATGCGCAAGGGGTGACGTCCACCGGGGCGATTCTCACCGAGGGCTCGGGGTTTCTGACGCTGCAGGACATTGACGGAGCCGACATGGCGGTGTACTTGCCATCGGCTGACCTGGTCAACGGGTTGCAGTACCTGGGTGGCACGCTCTCATTTGATGCCATCAACCTCAATGGCGCCAGCAACGACTGGTTCTCGTTCGGCACGGTGCGCTTGAGTGGCGGTGGTCAGTTCGTCGAACTCGACATCGTGCCCGGCGCCGAGCCTGGCGGTGCATGGCAAACGTACGCCGTGGCGCTGGACGAAGCCACCTGGGGGCCCAGCCTGTCGGTGGTGCTGGCGCAGTTGTCCGGTGTGAGCATCACGCTGGAGTCGCACATTGGCTACGACAACAGCAATGGCGGCTTTGAACTCAATGGTGTGGACAACATCCGCCTGGCCGCTGCCGTGCCCGAGCCAGGCACTTGGGCGCTGGCCCTGGCCGGCCTGGCGATGCTGCCCTGGGTGGCCCGTCGTCAGTTGGCGAAGCGCCACTGAGGCCGGCCGCCCACGTCAAACTCAGGCTTTATTGCGCTTGAACAGTTTGCCCAGGCCGCCCAGCAAGGCGATACCGCCCAGCAGGATCACTTTGGCGAACTTGGCCAGAAAGGCCGCGGCCATGGCAAAAAAGCCCAACTTCTTCGCCGCCACGCCACCCACCAGCGCCGCCAACCCGTACTCTGCAACCTTGTCGGTTGACGAGTCGAAGTCGGCGTAGCGCTTGCCATCGCTGAAGCTCAGTGCGGCCAACAAGGTCTGAGCATGCGCTTTGTCCTGTGGGATGTCTGCCAGCGCGGTGATGAGGTTGAGCGTGATGTAGCCATCACGGCCCAAGGCATAGGTGTTGTAGTTGATGCTCATGGGGGCGTCTGCTGGGTCTCCCTTGTGGCGAGCCGACATGGACCACACCAGGCGATGGGTGTCGTTGCTGTAGTTGGGACGCTCCACCCAGTCAACGATCTCCAGTTCTGCGTGACCGTTCTTGCGGCGCTCTTCGTTGGCCGCCTCGGTGCCTTCTTTCAGGCTCTTGAAAAGATCGTCGACGTTCCAGTTTCGGGCATCGTCGTCCTGGATGTATCCAGATTCCTCGAATTCGGCGACGACCATCCAGTGCTGGTCATCGGCTTGCGGGAAGATCAGGCCCAGCTCTCGTGAGTCGGTGTGGTTGCCCATGGCCTGCATCAACTTGCTGGCAGCAGGCTCCGGCACCCACACGTAACCGGCCGGCAGCTTCAGCGTAGCCTGGTCGCGCAAGAGGATGTCGGCGGGCCCCACGATTTGCGCCGCCTCGACTTCGCGCAGGATGTCAGCCATCTGCTCGTCGCGCTGGCTGGCCCCAGCCGGTGACGCCAGAGCCAGGGTGATGGCCATCACCCCCGCCATGCCGATCCAAGAAAAAATGCGTGTCACCGCCTGCCGGACGGCGTTCAATGTGCAGATCATGCCCTGCTCCCTGTCTACTGTTTTCTGATGAATCAGCTTAACAGAACCAGGTGACGCTTTGAACAGCGTGGCGGTGGCCTTCAGTCGCTCCAGCAGACCTGCTGGCGTCCATCGAGGTGGCGAACCACGCCACCGTGTACGCTCAGTTGCTCATCGACCAGCCAGCGCACCGCCTGCGGGTAGATCTGGTGCTCTTGGACCAGCACTCGCGCAGCCAGCGTGTCGGCCGTGTCGTCGGCCCGTACCGGCACCGCTGCTTGCAGGATGATGGGGCCGTGGTCCAACTCGGGCGTCACGAAGTGCACCGTGGCACCGGCCAGCTTGCAGCCCGCCTCGATGGCCCGCTGGTGCGTGTGTAGCCCCGGGAAGGCCGGCAGCAGCGAGGGGTGGATGTTGAGCAGCCGGCCTTCGTAACGGCGCACAAAACCCTCGGTGAGGATGCGCATGAACCCGGCCAGCACCACCACGTCGGGCTGAAATCCATCGATCACCTGGGCCAACTCGGTGTCGAAGGCCTCACGGCTGCCAAAGGCCTTGTGGTCGACCACCGCCGTGGCGATGCCGTGAGCCGCCGCAAACTGCAGGCCGGAGGCGTCGGCCTTGTTGCTGATGACGGCGGCGATGCGGGCGGGCCAGCCTTCGCGCTGGCAGGCGTGCACGATGGCTTCCATGTTGGAGCCGCGGCCGCTGATGAGGATGACGATGGATTTCATGGTGAGCCCGGGATTTTAGCGGGGCGCCTAAAATGGCGGGATGACCCAACGCGTCCTCACCGGCATCACCACCACCGGCACCCCCCACCTCGGCAATTACGTGGGGGCCATCCGCCCCGCCATCGCGGCCAGCCGCGAGCCCGGCGTGGAGAGCTTCTTCTTCCTGGCGGATTACCACGCCCTCATCAAGTGTGACGACCCGGCGCGCATCGCCCGGTCGCGGCTGGAGATCGCCGCCACCTGGCTGGCCGCCGGCCTGGACACCGAGCGCGTCACGTTCTACGCACAAAGTGACATCCCCGAGATCACCGAGCTGAACTGGCTGCTGACCTGCGTGACCGCGAAGGGGCAGATGAACCGCGCCCACGCCTACAAGGCGTCGGTGGACGCCAATGTGGCCAAGGGAGAAGACCCCGACGCCGGCGTGACGATGGGCCTGTACTGCTACCCGGTGCTGATGGCCGCCGACATTTTGATGTTCAACGCGCACCGCGTGCCCGTGGGCCGCGACCAGGTGCAGCACATCGAGATGGCGCGGGACGTGGCCCTGCGCTTCAACCACCTGTACGGCGCCGGCAAAGAGCTGTTTGTGCTGCCCGAGGCCGAGATCGAAGAGGCCGTGGCCACCTTGCCCGGGCTGGATGGCCGCAAGATGAGCAAGAGCTACGACAACACCGTGCCCTTGTTCGAGGGGGGCCCCAAGGCCCTGAAAGACGCCGTGGCCCGCATCGTGACCGACTCCAAGCTGCCGGGCGAGCCCAAAGAGCCCGAGGGTGCCCACCTGGTCACGATCTTTGA harbors:
- a CDS encoding hybrid sensor histidine kinase/response regulator, which gives rise to MSVARQKIFRIRREYNSWVANETLEDYALRYTPRTFRKWSEMRVANTAFGAVSFLALEAIGGAIALSYGFTNALWAILVVGLIIFLTALPISYYAAKYGLDMDLLTRGAGFGYLGSTLTSLIYASFTFIFFALEAAIMALAIQMVFDWPLALCYLISSLVVIPLVTHGITLISRLQMWTQPLWLAMLVLPFVVIAWKQPDAYVDFTSLSGRISGSSDFDLISFGMAATVIFSLVVQVGEQVDYLRFLPEKTRENRWRWWGAVLVAGPGWIVPGMLKMIAGAFLAFLVIQREVPVDKAIEPTQMYLAAFSEVFTSSSWALWATLIFVIVSQIKINVTNAYAGSLAWSNFFARLTHSHPGRVVWLVFNVLIAVLLMTLGVFGALEHVLGLYSNVAIAWVGALVADLVINKPLGWSPRGIEFKRAHLYDLNPVGLGATILAASVAIAGHAGLLGEAVLPWSPFIALGIALVASPVLAWATRGRFYLARQPRPVWRPGEMVRCSVCENEFESEDIATCPAYEAPICSLCCTLESRCHDRCKSRSRAAEQVSDGLVALLPVQLSRRMNFQVGHYLVVFLSLAALLAAVLGVVYYQEGVVHTGLLADGSIASAALQGPFIKVYALLLMVVAVCAWWVVLASESRRMAQDDSNRQNQLLQQEIDAHRRTDAALQQAKELAEAANQAKTRYVAGMTHELRTPLNSILGYAQILIKGQGLDARGRHDGLTTIQRSGEHLMGLIDGLLELARIEAGRLRLEPSPVPLQAFLDDVVRMVRPQAEARGLTFELQTRGRVPEWVQADAKRLRQILLNLLSNAVRFTERGSITLRVDARREVLRFEVLDTGMGIAPQDLDRIFLPFERGRGGRRIGETGTGLGLTITHLLTELMGGELSVRSQLGVGSTFIVRLYLREISAPVQAPLAVDGLPDPVGLRSIVGYEGPRRTLLVVDDQPIQRHMLAGMLLPLGFVVREAASGSEALESVRSDPPDALLLDISMDDMDGWATARALRASGVTSLPIIIVSANVFENRPENLEAASCQAFVGKPVMESELLRALGSALGLNWVTRHTQVPGHRLGSTAPPSEVASALGSSDVPAPPADAVWELSRLARKGHVQALRESLADWRRTHPDHEPHWVRLHGWIDAFELDAVTAYLSPFVEEDPIDEPQA
- a CDS encoding response regulator; its protein translation is MNPKREQHAGTVLVVDDVPDTLRMLCDALMQEGYTVLVARDGEQALERLAAIEPDAILMDAVMPGLSGFETCQRIKAHAVWSAIPVIFMTGLSDTADVVAGFDAGGVDYVVKPVRIEEVLARLSTHVRNARAAREAWQRASEAAAQPSLAEAAVLSRLEEAALTPRETEVLTWVARGKTNRDIADILGMSHRTVNKHLEHIFEKLGVETRAAAAALASPVLAGGAGGTGAA
- a CDS encoding PEP-CTERM sorting domain-containing protein; this encodes MRTCLPTLGALVLALSSSVASANLLYTFDNDAQGVTSTGAILTEGSGFLTLQDIDGADMAVYLPSADLVNGLQYLGGTLSFDAINLNGASNDWFSFGTVRLSGGGQFVELDIVPGAEPGGAWQTYAVALDEATWGPSLSVVLAQLSGVSITLESHIGYDNSNGGFELNGVDNIRLAAAVPEPGTWALALAGLAMLPWVARRQLAKRH
- a CDS encoding DUF2167 domain-containing protein, with the protein product MICTLNAVRQAVTRIFSWIGMAGVMAITLALASPAGASQRDEQMADILREVEAAQIVGPADILLRDQATLKLPAGYVWVPEPAASKLMQAMGNHTDSRELGLIFPQADDQHWMVVAEFEESGYIQDDDARNWNVDDLFKSLKEGTEAANEERRKNGHAELEIVDWVERPNYSNDTHRLVWSMSARHKGDPADAPMSINYNTYALGRDGYITLNLITALADIPQDKAHAQTLLAALSFSDGKRYADFDSSTDKVAEYGLAALVGGVAAKKLGFFAMAAAFLAKFAKVILLGGIALLGGLGKLFKRNKA
- the purN gene encoding phosphoribosylglycinamide formyltransferase; its protein translation is MKSIVILISGRGSNMEAIVHACQREGWPARIAAVISNKADASGLQFAAAHGIATAVVDHKAFGSREAFDTELAQVIDGFQPDVVVLAGFMRILTEGFVRRYEGRLLNIHPSLLPAFPGLHTHQRAIEAGCKLAGATVHFVTPELDHGPIILQAAVPVRADDTADTLAARVLVQEHQIYPQAVRWLVDEQLSVHGGVVRHLDGRQQVCWSD
- a CDS encoding tryptophan--tRNA ligase — protein: MTQRVLTGITTTGTPHLGNYVGAIRPAIAASREPGVESFFFLADYHALIKCDDPARIARSRLEIAATWLAAGLDTERVTFYAQSDIPEITELNWLLTCVTAKGQMNRAHAYKASVDANVAKGEDPDAGVTMGLYCYPVLMAADILMFNAHRVPVGRDQVQHIEMARDVALRFNHLYGAGKELFVLPEAEIEEAVATLPGLDGRKMSKSYDNTVPLFEGGPKALKDAVARIVTDSKLPGEPKEPEGAHLVTIFDAFADAGQREAFRADLRAGLAWGEAKQRLVDLIEAHVGPMRERYAELVAHPAQIESVLQAGADKARARATPFLKELRHAVGLRRMVASGAVQTDAPLTAKPAAPVFKQYREADGQFYFKLSTSAGDTLLQSQAFADGREAGQWVKRFKQEGAAPLGDAPVSLADGVAQADVIAALDALQAHEVELAAAKAANLAANRAANKSGT